The Athalia rosae chromosome 7, iyAthRosa1.1, whole genome shotgun sequence genome window below encodes:
- the LOC105688118 gene encoding conserved oligomeric Golgi complex subunit 4 isoform X1 — MEVGEKYLNEKMEEPVTEENLQQLCDKLSDAEIAVNNELDLILSRYCHVEAKLQNISKVLPNLTIIRSEANKLGDMISFTNKLAENVSAKVRRLDLARSRVSECQNRVHDILDLQLCSQGVEAALQNEDYEQGAAHVHRYLSMDRQLLERTANDVTGDHTSITSSLVTLQQAAQQLRTVITHKFDEAVKSEDLASVERFFKIFPLLGMHTEGLTKFCHYLCTKLQETAQKNLKVALDAKNSDKRATVIYADTMTLLFEGIARVVEIHQPIIETFYGLGKLLPTVIILQKECDRQIKKIITEFMKHRNVAKKVQTINELLRKQSTDKIDPKELDLLLGEITIMHSRAELYIRFLRRRITNDLEVGIADEVQRKDQVNEFESYIGKSELARSMQELLGAYLALERYFLEESVYKAVGMDTLDQDQQTSSMLDDVFFIVRKCIRRAISSWSVDGVCAVVNMACGILEGEFASRLRGRLRQGYPAGYLDLAQAYNALQTSIQHGRLQASDTELARLMFLAYLNNTDVSIEYVETLSKSLGEEIESAFPNMQVKERSKLDSCLAGLRGVTSTLRAVVDYGLEQLRASAVKPRVTPWVDFFLSMNHHINEDELLGYETEEPFVQTLVMNLEGLLQAFKGGLTTSNYDALIGILTAEVTARLEKVVLKSSFNRAGGLVLDKEIRALAGYLAAATSWSVRDKFARLTQIATVLSVEKVEELADYCGADAVAWRLTPAEVRRIASLRTDLRPEDIKRLKL, encoded by the exons ATGGaagttggagaaaaatatttaaatgagAAAATGGAAGAGCCAGTAACTGAAGAGAATTTGCAACAATTATGTGATAAACTGTCTGACGCAGAG ATTGCTGTGAACAATGAACTGGACCTGATACTGTCAAGATATTGTCATGTTGAGGCAAAGTTGCAAAACATAAGTAAAGTTCTTCCAAATCTTACCATAATACGTTCTGAAGCAAACAAGTTGGGGGATATGATATCTTTCACAAATAAGCTGGCAGAAAACGTCAGCGCAAAAGTTAGGCGACTCGATCTTGCACGA AGTAGAGTATCCGAGTGTCAGAATCGTGTACATGATATTCTGGATCTGCAATTATGTAGTCAAGGTGTTGAGGCTGCGTTACAAAATGAAGACTATGAGCAGGGTGCTGCTCATGTACACCGTTATTTGTCAATGGATAGACAACTCTTAGAAAGAACCGCCAATGACGTGACTGGAGATCACACAAGTATTACTAGTTCATTAGTCACCCTGCAGCAGGCTGCTCAGCAGCTGAGAACAGTTATAACTCACAAATTTGATGAGGCGGTAAAATCTGAAGACTTAGCATCCGTCGAGAgatttttcaagatatttcCATTATTGGGAATGCATACCGAAGGCCTAACAAAATTTTGTCATTACTTATGCACTAAG CTTCAAGAAACTGcgcagaaaaatttgaaagttgcACTAGATGCCAAAAATTCTGACAAACGAGCAACTGTCATCTATGCAGATACAATGACCCTGTTGTTTGAAGGAATCGCCCGAGTGGTTGAGATCCATCAGCCAATTATAGAAACTTTCTATGGTCTTGGTAAACTATTGCCAACAGTTATCATTCTGCAAAAAGAATGCGATAG GcagataaagaaaattatcacagaatttatgaaacataGAAATGTTGCCAAGAAAGTCCAGACAATAAATGAACTACTTCGAAAACAGAGTACAGATAAAATTGATCCCAAGGAATTGGACTTGCTTCTTGGGGAGATTACTATAATGCATTCCCGTGCTGAATTATATATCAGGTTTTTAAGGAGGAGAATCACG AATGATTTAGAAGTAGGGATCGCCGACGAAGTGCAGCGAAAAGATCAAGTCAATGAATTCGAATCTTACATTGGCAAAAGCGAGTTAGCTCGAAGCATGCAAGAATTATTAGGCGCGTATCTTGCACTAGAAAGATATTTCCTAGAAGAAAGTGTCTACAAAGCGGTTGGGATGGACACGTTAGATCAGGATCAGCAAACTTCAAGCATGCTcgatgatgttttttttatagtaCGCAAATGCATAAG ACGTGCGATCTCAAGCTGGAGTGTGGACGGTGTCTGTGCAGTTGTAAATATGGCATGTGGTATCTTGGAAGGGGAATTCGCAAGCCGACTAAGAGGTCGATTACGGCAAGGTTATCCCGCGGGATACTTGGACTTAGCGCAAGCCTACAATGCCCTTCAAACAAGCATACAACACGGTCGTTTGCAGGCTTCGGATACCGAGCTTGCACGACTTATGTTTTTG GCGTATTTGAATAACACGGATGTCAGTATCGAGTACGTCGAAACTTTGTCTAAAAGTTTAGGCGAGGAAATTGAGTCAGCATTTCCGAACATGCAAGTGAAGGAGAGAAGTAAACTTGATAGCTGTTTAGCAGGGCTACGTGGAGTTACTTCTACATTACGTGCAGTTGTCGATTACGGCTTAGAGCAACTTCGTGCAAGTGCTGTCAAACCTAGAGTTACACCATGGGTAGATTTTTTCCTGTCAATGAACCATCATATAAATGAG GACGAGTTGTTGGGATATGAAACCGAAGAACCATTTGTACAAACATTGGTGATGAACCTCGAAGGCTTATTGCAAGCCTTCAAAGGTGGGCTTACAACTTCTAATTATGATGCACTCATCGGAATCCTCACTGCAGAAGTAACAGCACGTTTGGAGAAAGTCGTCCTCAAGTCCAGTTTCAATAGG GCAGGAGGACTCGTACTAGATAAAGAAATAAGGGCTCTAGCCGGTTATTTAGCTGCAGCAACATCGTGGTCTGTAAGAGATAAATTTGCTAGGCTGACTCAAATAGCCACCGTTCTTAGCGTAGAGAAAGTTGAGGAGCTAGCTGATTATTGTGGGGCTGATGCTGTTGCGTGGCGATTAACACCTGCAGAGGTCCGACGTATTGCGTCTCTCAGGACTGATCTGAGGCCTGAAGACATAAAGAGATTGAAACTGTAA
- the LOC125501906 gene encoding uncharacterized protein LOC125501906, translating into MSDCADQGEATVEQEIANTSKNTSKISLTKRQLYGDNRNFFLSEPTLSIGGPNIAKKISSVPNIDIEVNYDDLCGKWSCPPIPAYLPYDIPLVPQICTWVFIQQIDMPYMKQCQDSKDAILSLIGYKLPDNTLFRGQNKEIFLQLMWEVFRFSRDNGFTEMGISSLLGLFYFTHRYFLTTSWRTARETYEFFKEGLLLHSVLDPPKSIEVFTPTECKQSLDLFFKVYMRQLPLLRFVCLPNYRLIMTLERDTPQRGDEEK; encoded by the exons ATGTCTGATTGCGCAGATCAGGGAGAAGCAACGGTTGAGCAAGAGATTGCGAATACTTCGAAAAATACCAGCAAGATTTCGTTAACTAAGAGACAGCTCTATGGAGataacagaaatttttttttatcagagcCTACACTTTCAATCGGTGGACCAAATATTgccaaaaaaatatcatctgtTCCCAATATCGACATTGAAGTAAATTATGATGATTTATGTGGCAAATGGTCTTGCCCACCAATTCCAGCATATCTGCCATATGATATTCCTTTAGTTCCTCAAATATGTACTTGGGTATTTATCCAACAAATAGATATGCCATATATGAAACAGTGCCAAGACAGCAAAGATGCTATACTTTCATTAATCG GGTATAAGTTACCGGATAACACTTTGTTTCGTGGTCAGAAcaaggaaatttttctccaattaatGTGGGAGGTTTTCAGATTTTCCAG AGATAATGGTTTTACTGAAATGGGCATTTCTTCATTGCTTGGACTGTTCTATTTTACACATCGATATTTTTTGACAACATCCTGGCGTACAGCTCGAGAAACATacgaattttttaaagaagGTTTACTCCTTCATTCTGTTCTG GACCCTCCAAAAAGTATTGAAGTATTTACACCGACAGAATGTAAACAGTCcctagatttattttttaaggtATATATGCGTCAATTACCTTTGTTGCGATTTGTTTGTCTCCCCAATTACCGATTGATAATGACCTTGGAGAGAGACACTCCACAACGGGgagatgaagaaaagtaa
- the LOC105688120 gene encoding mitochondrial uncoupling protein Bmcp, producing the protein MGERGWRDWRPFVYGGLASIVAEFGTFPLDTTKTRLQVQGQKLDQKHASLRYSGMTDALVQISRQEGYRALYSGISSAVLRQATYGTIKFGTYYSLKKAATDKWGTDDLVAINIVCAAVAGAFSSAIANPTDVVKVRMQVRGVEANVSLFSCFQEVYQNEGIRGLWKGVGPTAQRAAIIAAVELPIYDWCKQKLIGTVGDSVANHFVSSFIASMGSAVASTPIDVVRTRLMNQRRVRLACGGLSANIYAGSIDCFVQTVKNEGFFALYKGFIPTWFRMGPWNIIFFITYEQLKHY; encoded by the exons ATGGGAGAAAGAGGCTGGAGAGATTGGAGACCCTTTGTGTATGGGGGACTGGCATCAATTGTTGCCGAATTTG GCACATTCCCATTGGACACAACAAAAACTCGCTTACAGGTACAAGGACAAAAACTGGATCAGAAACATGCGTCTCTTAGATATTCTGGCATGACAGATGCATTGGTGCAAATATCAAGACAAGAAGGATACAGAGCTTTATATTCTGG GATAAGCTCGGCTGTACTGAGACAAGCTACATACGGTACAATAAAATTTGGAACCTACTATTCTCTCAAAAAAGCGGCAACTGATAAGTGGGGAACGGATGATCTAGTGGCAATAAATATCGTGTGTGCAGCTGTTGCTGGAGCATTTTCAAGTGCAATAGCTAACCCAACAGATGTAGTAAAAGTTCGTATGCAAGTCAGAGGAGTTGAAGCAAATGTTTCATTGTTCAGTTGCTTTCAAGAAGTTTATCAGAACGAGGGTATTCGAGGTTTGTGGAAG GGAGTTGGACCAACTGCTCAACGAGCTGCGATAATTGCAGCTGTGGAGCTTCCGATATACGACTGGTGTAAACAGAAATTAATAGGCACAGTTGGTGACAGTGTAGCGAATCACTTTGT GTCAAGTTTTATCGCCAGTATGGGGAGTGCTGTAGCTTCTACCCCCATAGATGTTGTGAGG acTCGTTTAATGAATCAAAGGCGAGTTCGTTTGGCTTGCGGAGGTCTGTCAGCTAATATTTACGCGGGTAGCATTGATTGTTTTGTTCAG actgtgaaaaatgaaggctTCTTCGCCCTGTATAAAGGATTCATACCGACATGGTTTAGAATGGGTCCTTGGaacataatatttttcattacgtaTGAACAGTTGAAACATTACTAA
- the LOC105688118 gene encoding conserved oligomeric Golgi complex subunit 4 isoform X2 → MTRLSYFSKFFMICSTKRDIAVNNELDLILSRYCHVEAKLQNISKVLPNLTIIRSEANKLGDMISFTNKLAENVSAKVRRLDLARSRVSECQNRVHDILDLQLCSQGVEAALQNEDYEQGAAHVHRYLSMDRQLLERTANDVTGDHTSITSSLVTLQQAAQQLRTVITHKFDEAVKSEDLASVERFFKIFPLLGMHTEGLTKFCHYLCTKLQETAQKNLKVALDAKNSDKRATVIYADTMTLLFEGIARVVEIHQPIIETFYGLGKLLPTVIILQKECDRQIKKIITEFMKHRNVAKKVQTINELLRKQSTDKIDPKELDLLLGEITIMHSRAELYIRFLRRRITNDLEVGIADEVQRKDQVNEFESYIGKSELARSMQELLGAYLALERYFLEESVYKAVGMDTLDQDQQTSSMLDDVFFIVRKCIRRAISSWSVDGVCAVVNMACGILEGEFASRLRGRLRQGYPAGYLDLAQAYNALQTSIQHGRLQASDTELARLMFLAYLNNTDVSIEYVETLSKSLGEEIESAFPNMQVKERSKLDSCLAGLRGVTSTLRAVVDYGLEQLRASAVKPRVTPWVDFFLSMNHHINEDELLGYETEEPFVQTLVMNLEGLLQAFKGGLTTSNYDALIGILTAEVTARLEKVVLKSSFNRAGGLVLDKEIRALAGYLAAATSWSVRDKFARLTQIATVLSVEKVEELADYCGADAVAWRLTPAEVRRIASLRTDLRPEDIKRLKL, encoded by the exons ATGACCCGCTtaagttatttttcaaaattcttcatgATATGCTCTACAAAAAGAGAT ATTGCTGTGAACAATGAACTGGACCTGATACTGTCAAGATATTGTCATGTTGAGGCAAAGTTGCAAAACATAAGTAAAGTTCTTCCAAATCTTACCATAATACGTTCTGAAGCAAACAAGTTGGGGGATATGATATCTTTCACAAATAAGCTGGCAGAAAACGTCAGCGCAAAAGTTAGGCGACTCGATCTTGCACGA AGTAGAGTATCCGAGTGTCAGAATCGTGTACATGATATTCTGGATCTGCAATTATGTAGTCAAGGTGTTGAGGCTGCGTTACAAAATGAAGACTATGAGCAGGGTGCTGCTCATGTACACCGTTATTTGTCAATGGATAGACAACTCTTAGAAAGAACCGCCAATGACGTGACTGGAGATCACACAAGTATTACTAGTTCATTAGTCACCCTGCAGCAGGCTGCTCAGCAGCTGAGAACAGTTATAACTCACAAATTTGATGAGGCGGTAAAATCTGAAGACTTAGCATCCGTCGAGAgatttttcaagatatttcCATTATTGGGAATGCATACCGAAGGCCTAACAAAATTTTGTCATTACTTATGCACTAAG CTTCAAGAAACTGcgcagaaaaatttgaaagttgcACTAGATGCCAAAAATTCTGACAAACGAGCAACTGTCATCTATGCAGATACAATGACCCTGTTGTTTGAAGGAATCGCCCGAGTGGTTGAGATCCATCAGCCAATTATAGAAACTTTCTATGGTCTTGGTAAACTATTGCCAACAGTTATCATTCTGCAAAAAGAATGCGATAG GcagataaagaaaattatcacagaatttatgaaacataGAAATGTTGCCAAGAAAGTCCAGACAATAAATGAACTACTTCGAAAACAGAGTACAGATAAAATTGATCCCAAGGAATTGGACTTGCTTCTTGGGGAGATTACTATAATGCATTCCCGTGCTGAATTATATATCAGGTTTTTAAGGAGGAGAATCACG AATGATTTAGAAGTAGGGATCGCCGACGAAGTGCAGCGAAAAGATCAAGTCAATGAATTCGAATCTTACATTGGCAAAAGCGAGTTAGCTCGAAGCATGCAAGAATTATTAGGCGCGTATCTTGCACTAGAAAGATATTTCCTAGAAGAAAGTGTCTACAAAGCGGTTGGGATGGACACGTTAGATCAGGATCAGCAAACTTCAAGCATGCTcgatgatgttttttttatagtaCGCAAATGCATAAG ACGTGCGATCTCAAGCTGGAGTGTGGACGGTGTCTGTGCAGTTGTAAATATGGCATGTGGTATCTTGGAAGGGGAATTCGCAAGCCGACTAAGAGGTCGATTACGGCAAGGTTATCCCGCGGGATACTTGGACTTAGCGCAAGCCTACAATGCCCTTCAAACAAGCATACAACACGGTCGTTTGCAGGCTTCGGATACCGAGCTTGCACGACTTATGTTTTTG GCGTATTTGAATAACACGGATGTCAGTATCGAGTACGTCGAAACTTTGTCTAAAAGTTTAGGCGAGGAAATTGAGTCAGCATTTCCGAACATGCAAGTGAAGGAGAGAAGTAAACTTGATAGCTGTTTAGCAGGGCTACGTGGAGTTACTTCTACATTACGTGCAGTTGTCGATTACGGCTTAGAGCAACTTCGTGCAAGTGCTGTCAAACCTAGAGTTACACCATGGGTAGATTTTTTCCTGTCAATGAACCATCATATAAATGAG GACGAGTTGTTGGGATATGAAACCGAAGAACCATTTGTACAAACATTGGTGATGAACCTCGAAGGCTTATTGCAAGCCTTCAAAGGTGGGCTTACAACTTCTAATTATGATGCACTCATCGGAATCCTCACTGCAGAAGTAACAGCACGTTTGGAGAAAGTCGTCCTCAAGTCCAGTTTCAATAGG GCAGGAGGACTCGTACTAGATAAAGAAATAAGGGCTCTAGCCGGTTATTTAGCTGCAGCAACATCGTGGTCTGTAAGAGATAAATTTGCTAGGCTGACTCAAATAGCCACCGTTCTTAGCGTAGAGAAAGTTGAGGAGCTAGCTGATTATTGTGGGGCTGATGCTGTTGCGTGGCGATTAACACCTGCAGAGGTCCGACGTATTGCGTCTCTCAGGACTGATCTGAGGCCTGAAGACATAAAGAGATTGAAACTGTAA